From a region of the Odontesthes bonariensis isolate fOdoBon6 chromosome 4, fOdoBon6.hap1, whole genome shotgun sequence genome:
- the uso1 gene encoding general vesicular transport factor p115 isoform X3, with protein MNFFRGVMGGQAAGPQPSGAETIQKLCDRVASSTLLEDRRDAVRALKSLSKKYRMEVGTQAMDHLINILQTDRSDSEIVGYALDTLYNIICNDEEEEQDESEDAVTPLPASGKNKNVSMPDENAQKQADDLGALFTEKFIQDPEHITLLLTLLEEFDFHVRWPGVKLLTALLKSQGVQLQGIILVSPMGVSRLMDLLADSREVIRNDGLLLLQQLTKGNAAIQKIVAFENAFERLLDIITEEGSSDGGIVVEDCLLLLLNLLKNNSSNQNFFKEGSYIQRMTPWFEVGDDNSGWSAQKVTNLHLMLQLVRVMVSPVNSPGATASCQKCMFQCGLLQQLCTILMATGVPADILTETINTVSEVIRGSQVNQDFFASVNAPSNPPRPAIVVLLMSMVNERQPFVLRCAVLYCFQCFLYKNQKGQGEIVATLLPSTIDANSISAGQLLCGGLFSADSLSNWCAAVALAHALQDNLTQKEQLLRVQLATSLGKPPVSLLQQCTNILSQGSKVQTRVGLLMLLCTWISNCPIAVTHFLHNQDNVPFLTAQISENLGEDERLVQGLCALLLGICIYYNDNSLENCTKEKLKQLIEKRIGKENFVEKLGFITKHELYSRAALKPQPVFPSPEQMLFDHEFTKLVKELEGVITKAVHKSSEEDKKEEEVKKTLEQHDNIVTQYKELIREQDAQIQELKEQVVSMTAQNEQMQTTVTQQLSQIQQHKDQYNILKLKLGKENQSQSISQGDSSQVNGLQTEELSQLREEVEELRKQHALLQTQLGEKDALIDTLTSAAQTAEGPAAGLDNTELLQELDALKSRVESQSSEINQLKTEKQELLKRAEAGSSDTVPTSDASLDASKMADLESTLAAQTSETEKLKESWAELEQKLDSVTSTVAILQTEKAKLQTEVQESRKEQDDLLMLLADQDQKIHALKKKLKDLGEPVEDEEEDDIDATDQTSDEDEDED; from the exons ATGAACTTCTTCAGAGGAGTGATGGGAGGGCAGGCTGCCGGGCCGCAGCCGTCAGGAGCGGAGACG ATCCAGAAGTTGTGTGACCGGGTTGCCTCCTCGACGCTCCTAGAAGACCGTAGAGATGCTGTCCGGGCTCTTAAGTCCCTCTCTAAG AAATACCGTATGGAGGTCGGCACACAGGCGATGGATCACTTGATTAacatactacagactgacaG ATCTGACTCCGAAATCGTCGGATATGCTTTGGACACGCTGTACAACATCATCTGCAATGATGAGGAGGAAGAACAAG ATGAATCAGAAG ATGCAGTCACCCCTCTCCCTGCCtcagggaaaaataaaaatgtgtccaTGCCTG ATGAGAATGCCCAGAAGCAGGCAGATGACCTTGGTGCCCTATTTACAGAGAAGTTCATCCAGGACCCCGAGCACATAACACTGCTTCTCACTCTGTTGGAG GAGTTTGACTTCCACGTCCGTTGGCCTGGGGTGAAGTTGCTGACTGCTCTCCTGAAGAGCCAGGGCGTCCAGTTGCAGGGGATCATTCTTGTCAGCCCCATGG GCGTTTCCAGATTAATGGACCTATTGGCAGACTCTAGAGAAGTAATACGCAATGAT GGCTTGCTGTTGCTTCAGCAGCTGACCAAAGGCAATGCAGCCATTCAGAAAATTGTGGCATTTGAGAACGCATTTGAGCGACTCCTCGACATCATCACAGAAGAGGGCAGCAGTGATGGAG GTATTGTGGTGGAGGACTGTTTGCTGTTGCTTCTCAACTTGTTAAAGAACAACAGTTCAAATCAGAACTTCTTCAAGGAGGGTTCTTACATCCAGAGAATGACGCCCTGGTTTGAGGTGGGCGACGACAACTCTGGCTGGTCTGCACAGAAGGTCACTAACCTTCACCTCATGCTGCAG TTGGTTCGAGTGATGGTGTCACCGGTGAACTCTCCTGGAGCTACAGCCAGCTGTCAGAAGTGCATGTTCCAGTGTGGCCTGTTGCAGCAGCTGTGTACCATCCTCATGGCCACCGGTGTGCCTGCTGACATCCTCACTGAG ACTATAAACACAGTTTCAGAGGTTATCAGAGGCTCACAGGTCAACCAGGACTTCTTTGCTTCTGTCAACGCCCCTTCAAACCCACCAAG ACCAGCCATCGTGGTGCTGCTCATGTCCATGGTAAATGAAAGGCAGCCATTTGTGCTTCGCTGTGCAGTCCTTTACTGTTTCCAGTGTTTCCTCTACAAAAACCAGAAGGGCCAGGGGGAGATAGTGGCTACTCTGCTGCCCTCCACCATTGATG CCAATTCCATCTCAGCAGGCCAGCTGCTGTGTGGAGGCCTGTTCTCTGCAGACTCCCTCTCCAACTGGTGTGCTGCTGTGGCCTTGGCCCACGCCCTTCAGGACAACCTCACTCAGAAGGAGCAGCTGCTGAGGGTTCAGCTCGCCACCAGCCTGGGCAAACCTCCCGTCTCTCTGCTGCAGCAGTGCACCAACATCCTGTCTCAG GGCAGTAAAGTCCAGACCAGGGTGGGCCTCCTCATGCTTCTGTGTACGTGGATCAGCAACTGTCCGATTGCTGTCACGCACTTCCTTCACAACCAGGATAATGTTCCCTTT CTGACCGCTCAGATCTCAGAGAACCTCGGGGAAGATGAAAGGCTGGTGCAGGGTCTGTGTGCGCTGCTGCTCGGCATCTGCATCTATTATAACGACAACTCGCTGGAAAACTGCACCAA AGAGAAACTAAAGCAGCTGATTGAGAAACGCATCGGAAAGGAAAACTTTGTAGAAAAGCTCGGCTTCATCACCAAACACGAACTGTATTCGCGAGCGGCCCTGAAGCCGCAGCCTGTCTTCCCGTCTCCAGAGCAGATGCTGTTCGACCACGAGTTCACCAAGCTCGTCAAAGAACTGGAGG GTGTGATAACTAAGGCAGTTCACAAGTCCAGTGAGGAGGATAAGAAGGAAGAGGAGGTGAAGAAGACATTAGAGCAACATGACAACATTGTAACTCAGTACAAAGAGCTGATCAGAGAACAG GATGCTCAAATCCAGGAGCTGAAAGAGCAGGTAGTGTCAATGACGGCTCAGAACGAACAGATGCAGACTACAGTCACCCAGCAGCTGTCCCAGATCCAGCAGCACAAAGACCAGTACAACATCCTCAAACTGAAGTTAG GTAAGGAGAACCAGAGTCAGTCTATCAGCCAGGGAGACAGCTCTCAGGTGAAcgggctgcagacagaggagctTTCCCAGCTCagagaagaggtggaggagctCCGCAAGCAACACGCGCTTCTTCAGACACAACTCGGTGAAAAAGATGCACTCATCGACACCCTG ACGTCAGCAGCACAGACGGCAGAGGGTCCAGCAGCAGGATTAGACAACACAGAGCTGCTCCAG GAACTGGACGCTTTAAAGAGTCGGGTTGAGTCCCAGTCATCAGAAATCAACCAGCTGAAGACCGAGAAACAGGAGCTGCTCAAAAGAGCTGAAGCTGGG TCCTCTGATACCGTCCCCACCAGTGACGCTTCATTAGACGCCAGTAAGATGGCAGATCTTGAGAGCACACTTGCTGCACAGACGTCTGAGACAGAGAAACTGAAG GAGAGCTGGGCAGAGCTGGAGCAGAAGCTGGATTCAGTCACGAGCACGGTGGCCATCCTGCAGACGGAGAAGGCCAAACTGCAGACTGAGGTCCAAGAGTCCAGGAAGGAGCAGGATGACCTGCTGATGCTGCTGGCAGATCAAGACCAGAAGATCCACGCCCTCAAAAAGAAACTCAAAGACCTGGGAGAGCCG GTggaagatgaagaagaggaCGACATCGACGCCACGGACCAGACATCCGACGAGGATGAAGACGAGGACTAG
- the uso1 gene encoding general vesicular transport factor p115 isoform X2, whose amino-acid sequence MNFFRGVMGGQAAGPQPSGAETIQKLCDRVASSTLLEDRRDAVRALKSLSKKYRMEVGTQAMDHLINILQTDRSDSEIVGYALDTLYNIICNDEEEEQDAVTPLPASGKNKNVSMPDENAQKQADDLGALFTEKFIQDPEHITLLLTLLEEFDFHVRWPGVKLLTALLKSQGVQLQGIILVSPMGVSRLMDLLADSREVIRNDGLLLLQQLTKGNAAIQKIVAFENAFERLLDIITEEGSSDGGIVVEDCLLLLLNLLKNNSSNQNFFKEGSYIQRMTPWFEVGDDNSGWSAQKVTNLHLMLQLVRVMVSPVNSPGATASCQKCMFQCGLLQQLCTILMATGVPADILTETINTVSEVIRGSQVNQDFFASVNAPSNPPRPAIVVLLMSMVNERQPFVLRCAVLYCFQCFLYKNQKGQGEIVATLLPSTIDANSISAGQLLCGGLFSADSLSNWCAAVALAHALQDNLTQKEQLLRVQLATSLGKPPVSLLQQCTNILSQGDKIVRRGSKVQTRVGLLMLLCTWISNCPIAVTHFLHNQDNVPFLTAQISENLGEDERLVQGLCALLLGICIYYNDNSLENCTKEKLKQLIEKRIGKENFVEKLGFITKHELYSRAALKPQPVFPSPEQMLFDHEFTKLVKELEGVITKAVHKSSEEDKKEEEVKKTLEQHDNIVTQYKELIREQDAQIQELKEQVVSMTAQNEQMQTTVTQQLSQIQQHKDQYNILKLKLGKENQSQSISQGDSSQVNGLQTEELSQLREEVEELRKQHALLQTQLGEKDALIDTLTSAAQTAEGPAAGLDNTELLQELDALKSRVESQSSEINQLKTEKQELLKRAEAGSSDTVPTSDASLDASKMADLESTLAAQTSETEKLKESWAELEQKLDSVTSTVAILQTEKAKLQTEVQESRKEQDDLLMLLADQDQKIHALKKKLKDLGEPVEDEEEDDIDATDQTSDEDEDED is encoded by the exons ATGAACTTCTTCAGAGGAGTGATGGGAGGGCAGGCTGCCGGGCCGCAGCCGTCAGGAGCGGAGACG ATCCAGAAGTTGTGTGACCGGGTTGCCTCCTCGACGCTCCTAGAAGACCGTAGAGATGCTGTCCGGGCTCTTAAGTCCCTCTCTAAG AAATACCGTATGGAGGTCGGCACACAGGCGATGGATCACTTGATTAacatactacagactgacaG ATCTGACTCCGAAATCGTCGGATATGCTTTGGACACGCTGTACAACATCATCTGCAATGATGAGGAGGAAGAACAAG ATGCAGTCACCCCTCTCCCTGCCtcagggaaaaataaaaatgtgtccaTGCCTG ATGAGAATGCCCAGAAGCAGGCAGATGACCTTGGTGCCCTATTTACAGAGAAGTTCATCCAGGACCCCGAGCACATAACACTGCTTCTCACTCTGTTGGAG GAGTTTGACTTCCACGTCCGTTGGCCTGGGGTGAAGTTGCTGACTGCTCTCCTGAAGAGCCAGGGCGTCCAGTTGCAGGGGATCATTCTTGTCAGCCCCATGG GCGTTTCCAGATTAATGGACCTATTGGCAGACTCTAGAGAAGTAATACGCAATGAT GGCTTGCTGTTGCTTCAGCAGCTGACCAAAGGCAATGCAGCCATTCAGAAAATTGTGGCATTTGAGAACGCATTTGAGCGACTCCTCGACATCATCACAGAAGAGGGCAGCAGTGATGGAG GTATTGTGGTGGAGGACTGTTTGCTGTTGCTTCTCAACTTGTTAAAGAACAACAGTTCAAATCAGAACTTCTTCAAGGAGGGTTCTTACATCCAGAGAATGACGCCCTGGTTTGAGGTGGGCGACGACAACTCTGGCTGGTCTGCACAGAAGGTCACTAACCTTCACCTCATGCTGCAG TTGGTTCGAGTGATGGTGTCACCGGTGAACTCTCCTGGAGCTACAGCCAGCTGTCAGAAGTGCATGTTCCAGTGTGGCCTGTTGCAGCAGCTGTGTACCATCCTCATGGCCACCGGTGTGCCTGCTGACATCCTCACTGAG ACTATAAACACAGTTTCAGAGGTTATCAGAGGCTCACAGGTCAACCAGGACTTCTTTGCTTCTGTCAACGCCCCTTCAAACCCACCAAG ACCAGCCATCGTGGTGCTGCTCATGTCCATGGTAAATGAAAGGCAGCCATTTGTGCTTCGCTGTGCAGTCCTTTACTGTTTCCAGTGTTTCCTCTACAAAAACCAGAAGGGCCAGGGGGAGATAGTGGCTACTCTGCTGCCCTCCACCATTGATG CCAATTCCATCTCAGCAGGCCAGCTGCTGTGTGGAGGCCTGTTCTCTGCAGACTCCCTCTCCAACTGGTGTGCTGCTGTGGCCTTGGCCCACGCCCTTCAGGACAACCTCACTCAGAAGGAGCAGCTGCTGAGGGTTCAGCTCGCCACCAGCCTGGGCAAACCTCCCGTCTCTCTGCTGCAGCAGTGCACCAACATCCTGTCTCAG GGTGATAAGATCGTCCGGCGG GGCAGTAAAGTCCAGACCAGGGTGGGCCTCCTCATGCTTCTGTGTACGTGGATCAGCAACTGTCCGATTGCTGTCACGCACTTCCTTCACAACCAGGATAATGTTCCCTTT CTGACCGCTCAGATCTCAGAGAACCTCGGGGAAGATGAAAGGCTGGTGCAGGGTCTGTGTGCGCTGCTGCTCGGCATCTGCATCTATTATAACGACAACTCGCTGGAAAACTGCACCAA AGAGAAACTAAAGCAGCTGATTGAGAAACGCATCGGAAAGGAAAACTTTGTAGAAAAGCTCGGCTTCATCACCAAACACGAACTGTATTCGCGAGCGGCCCTGAAGCCGCAGCCTGTCTTCCCGTCTCCAGAGCAGATGCTGTTCGACCACGAGTTCACCAAGCTCGTCAAAGAACTGGAGG GTGTGATAACTAAGGCAGTTCACAAGTCCAGTGAGGAGGATAAGAAGGAAGAGGAGGTGAAGAAGACATTAGAGCAACATGACAACATTGTAACTCAGTACAAAGAGCTGATCAGAGAACAG GATGCTCAAATCCAGGAGCTGAAAGAGCAGGTAGTGTCAATGACGGCTCAGAACGAACAGATGCAGACTACAGTCACCCAGCAGCTGTCCCAGATCCAGCAGCACAAAGACCAGTACAACATCCTCAAACTGAAGTTAG GTAAGGAGAACCAGAGTCAGTCTATCAGCCAGGGAGACAGCTCTCAGGTGAAcgggctgcagacagaggagctTTCCCAGCTCagagaagaggtggaggagctCCGCAAGCAACACGCGCTTCTTCAGACACAACTCGGTGAAAAAGATGCACTCATCGACACCCTG ACGTCAGCAGCACAGACGGCAGAGGGTCCAGCAGCAGGATTAGACAACACAGAGCTGCTCCAG GAACTGGACGCTTTAAAGAGTCGGGTTGAGTCCCAGTCATCAGAAATCAACCAGCTGAAGACCGAGAAACAGGAGCTGCTCAAAAGAGCTGAAGCTGGG TCCTCTGATACCGTCCCCACCAGTGACGCTTCATTAGACGCCAGTAAGATGGCAGATCTTGAGAGCACACTTGCTGCACAGACGTCTGAGACAGAGAAACTGAAG GAGAGCTGGGCAGAGCTGGAGCAGAAGCTGGATTCAGTCACGAGCACGGTGGCCATCCTGCAGACGGAGAAGGCCAAACTGCAGACTGAGGTCCAAGAGTCCAGGAAGGAGCAGGATGACCTGCTGATGCTGCTGGCAGATCAAGACCAGAAGATCCACGCCCTCAAAAAGAAACTCAAAGACCTGGGAGAGCCG GTggaagatgaagaagaggaCGACATCGACGCCACGGACCAGACATCCGACGAGGATGAAGACGAGGACTAG